In the Plasmodium gaboni strain SY75 chromosome 13, whole genome shotgun sequence genome, tgTAAAGGAAGGATATGCTTTTCctattttttcataatatatatgtgatcAAATcaaaagatatataatatatatggtttaattttttttttttttttttttaattattaaataagGAAGAAATAAACCCGctttattttaaaaaaaaaaaaaaaaaaaaaaaaaaaaataaaaataaaatatatatatatatatatatatattttttttttttttttttttttttttttttttgacATATTTAtcttctatatatatttatattatttattattttttttttttttttttttttttttttttNNNNNNNNNNNNNNNNNNNNNNNNNNNNNNNNNNNNNNNNNNNNNNNNNNNNNNNNNNNNNNNNNNNNNNNNNNNNNNNNNNNNNNNNNNNNNNNNNNNNNNNNNNNNNNNNNNNNNNNNNNNNNNNNNNNNNNNNNNNNNNNNNNNNNNNNNNNNNNNNNNNNNNNNNNNNNNNNNNNNNNNNNNNNNNNNNNNNNNNNNNNNNNNNNNNNNNNNNNNNNNNNNNNNNNNNNNNNNNNNNNNNNNNNNNNNNNNNNNNNNNNNNNNNNNNNNNNNNNNNNNNNNNNNNNNNNNNNNNNNttttttttttttaaatttttaaaaaaaaaattatttttttattatttttataatattttttttttaaaatataaaaaataaaaaatatattttttttattttttttttttttttttttaaataataaaaaaaaaaaaaaaaaaaaaactttattttaaaaaaaaaaaaaaaaaaaaaaaaaaaaaaaaaaaatacatatataatatatatatatgtatgatatattatttatgtttgttttatttttaatatatatatatatatatgtatgaatATTCCTAATAAGCCCATTACACATTTGAAAgattattcatatataatagaatatgttatttattGAGCATTTACcatattaatttatttatatatttattcttattttattgtattattcaatttttttttttttttttttttttgttattgatacaaaaaaaacaatacCATTAATATTTTGACAAGTAACACATAATTGTTTACtttttattgtttattttttattgtttattttttattgtttattttttattgattattttttattttttttttttttgttgttcATTTTTGTGTGTGAGTCCTTCAATATGAACACGTGTGGCACATACAAAATACAAAATGGAGATAAGACGAAGAGAAAGAAGTACacttatttatttcttagTATCCTTATTTGTTTAATAATTAGggtttttattttttttcttttgaaTATACTAGAAGGAAGTAGTTATGAATACATTAATAAGTTAATGAATGTGGATATGAACATagaacatataaaaaaatatgaagatAGTAGAGGATTCAATGATAAGatagataatataaaaaaaaaagaaatgtttatagaaaagataaatgatgatgaaataaaaaataataatacttataatataaattataatgattataatatgatagataataaaatgattataacaaatatgtatataaaagaacttgaattatattttcaaaaaaataaacgatataataatttaagaagttttttattaaaaaatgattatatgcattattcatttaatacagatatatataatttaaaatatttatatgatagTTATATGTTAagaatattaaaaaaagatatgTATTCTTCTTTAAATATACGAATAAATccaatatttttaaaaatattacatttaCTTTTATTCAAACCAATAAAgacaaatatatatatattaataaaaatatttaataattatgaattccgtttttttctatttataTCTCTAATAGATATACTTATAGctatattcttatttttaataatagaaaaattaaataattggaatatatattttcattatattatttgtaaaaaTTATACTACTACTACAAatcattttaatttaattaatccattattattaataaatatatatttaaataatcCTCTTAATATCTTATCAAATAGTTTTTTATCTTTAGATAATTTTAAACTATTAATAATTACAGCAACGTTTTATATAACTCTATTAAGAATACATAATCTATCAAATCAACAAAATCAAAatgtttatttaaataaatataaaaaaatacgTTCCTTGTTTAATCTAATTCTTATTCTTTTCAACAATgctatattattatatgtcacctcttttcattttatacTTGTTGTTATAGGAATAAACCatttgattatatatatagaagaagattttataaaaaaatatcatataaatcaaaatatacaaatttACAAACTGACACATATGTTATTCaaaaatttgtttttattacttattagtttaattatatatggTCTATTAATAGTACTATCATATATTCAAAACTCCCATTCGCTAgtaaacaaaaaaaaataaaaataaaaataaaaataaataaataaatatatatatatatatatatatatatatatatatatatatatatatgtatgtatgtgtgtgtcatatatttcatatgAATGATTACAAGAATATCATATTAAACACtcattatatttgtttactattattttatttttattctagtcctttttaaataatacagtgataaatgaatataaaatattattactcTTACCAAACTTGGGAAATTTCTGGTATATCTTCTCAACGGtacaataaaataaaatatatatatatatatatatatatatatataatatgtattatttaaaaaggactagaataaaaataaaataatagtaaacaaatataatgaGTGTTTAATATGANNNNNNNNNNNNNNNNNNNNNNNNNNNNNNNNNNNNNNNNNNNNNNNNNNNNNNNNNNNNNNNNNNNNNNNNNNNNNNNNNNNNNNNNNNNNNNNNNNNNNNNNNNNNNNNNNNNNNNNNNNNNNNNNNNNNNNNNNNNNNNNNNNNNNNNNNNNNNNNNNNNNNNNNNNNNNNNNNNNNNNNNNNNNNNNNNNNNNNNNNNNNNNNNNNNNNNNNNNNNNNNNNNNNNNNNNNNNNNNNNNNNNNNNNNNNNNNNNNNNNNNNNNNNNNNNNNNNNNNNNNNNNNNNNNNNNNNNNNNNttattatatattttttttttttttttatttattttttttttttttttttttttttttttttttttttttttagattGCCTTAGTATTTCAACCAAATATAACAGTTAACGACATCGTGTATTCTTTggtataaaatatattatatcataaaaaaaaaacaaaaaaaacaaaaaaaacaaaaaaaacaaaaaaaacaaaaaaaaaaaaaaaaacaaacaaacaaattacacatatattttatcattcttatttatttttttgtgttttTTATATAGTTGTTGTTAGTTATAGATTACGAACGGACCTTATATGCTATCCCTTTCATCAAACtggtaataataaaaaaagacatccaaaggaaatataaaaatatatatatatatatatttcatattcgtttatatgatttttatttttttatatattctttattaatatagaacgtaaaaattatgaacgttcataatttttttccattttttattaaaatattatgaacaTGTTCATGTAAATTTTGACAAATTCacacaatatatatatatatatgtgttttttttttttttttttttttttttttttttcatctaGCTATTAATATTACTATCCAATTtgtgtttatattttgtgaCTTTAAATTTATGGTTGAGGAAAAATACAGGAAATGCCAACTACGTGTTTTTTAACCAGTTGGttgtttttaatataacaagtaagtatatatatatataaagcGAGATAATATTTCATGGTTCATAGAGGAGTATATAAAAGATGTATATGAGcacatacatataaattaatatatatatattatatatatatatatatatttttttttttttcttatttttgGAAACAGccttttttataataaacaGTATGAAGTTCTACATACGAGTTCAAACACCCAAGAATCAGTTGAATGAAGGAAAGTGTATTTCgatattaaataaaaagaaaagcACGTTTAACTTTTTACaattattcaaaaaaaaaatttcataaagaattatatttgaaaatGAGAAAAGGAAAGGAATATTCCTactattttattttttttaagtttTTATGGCatcttaaaaaaaaaatatatatataatatatatatatatttatacacAACGATATGTtgcattttttttatcacctttttataattaaattatttatatatatacataaatatatatattaatactattatatatatatatatatatatgttttatgatttatatttatttatttattattattttataatttttttttgtatttcattgtaataatatttatacttTATGTTTTTAGAACATTCgcatttttaattttatgtttttattttttattttttattatttttttataatttacatatttGATTACATTTAAGTAACCAAGGGGGttttttaacatataataatttttttattatttaatttttttttttttttttatgtcAATGTTATTTTAATATAGTATATAGCCAAAATTTTAAGgaaaatagaaaaaaaaaaaaaaaaaaaaaaaaaaatatatatatatatatatataatataaaatatatatatatatatatatatatatatatatatattatatataaaggGCTCTAATAAgttttaaaattattatatatatataaaaatataaagtaTTCATTCTTCGTactacatatatatatatatacatatatatatatatatatacatatatataatattttatgaggtaaaaaaaaatgctcttaatttttaaatggttatatatttatattatattatacatatattatataaatattatattatttatataaatatataatatatatgtaaaattttaaaagaatcatattttcttctattAATTTCGAACATTTATTCTCTTATGCTTTGTGCagataaataataaatacaatatCCCAGGaggaaaagaaaaaagaaaaaaaaaaatttcagAGGGTATAGCTTCTTGtatgttatttttaattttacGTCCCCccccaaaaaaaaaaaaaaaaatataatatatatattatatatatatatatacatatataataatatataatttgtatattttataataatattaagaaaaaaaaaaaaaaaaaatgtaaaaataaataagtttattttattttattggtatgataatataataataacataataattttttatttttttatttataatattaaaagtataatattacaataaagaaaaataaataattaaaacataaaataatataataatataaaataaaacaattaaatattaaattattatttgttaaaaccatttatatcaatatattaaaagaaagaaaaaaaggaaaaggAAACAACAAAAATTTGTAACctttgtaaatataatatatatattatatatatattatatatatattatatatatatatatatatatatatatatatatatatataattaaatacatttcatgtgataattttttttatcttgGAAAAAACTCCtatattagaaaataataaaatatataataaccatgaataaaataattttttaaatataaaaattgtgttttattttttgttaatatttgtataagtttttataaatatatagtattttttacattttatttttatataactttattatttcatttcattttcttctttttttttttttttttttttttctttcgctcttcatttattattttcaatttatatatataaaatataattaaagaaaatggcgttaaacatatttaagaaaaaaaagtcTAAGGATAAAAAGGAAGAATTAAAAGATATCAAAGGAGGTAGAATAcataaaagaataaataaataaaataaa is a window encoding:
- a CDS encoding putative GPI transamidase subunit PIG-U (part of same gene as PGSY75_1330700A~gap found within coding sequence) — protein: IALVFQPNITVNDIVYSLLLLVIDYERTLYAIPFIKLLLILLSNLCLYFVTLNLWLRKNTGNANYVFFNQLVVFNITTFFIINSMKFYIRVQTPKNQLNEGKCISILNKKKSTFNFLQLFKKKIS
- a CDS encoding putative GPI transamidase subunit PIG-U (part of same gene as PGSY75_1330700B~gap found within coding sequence), yielding MNTCGTYKIQNGDKTKRKKYTYLFLSILICLIIRVFIFFLLNILEGSSYEYINKLMNVDMNIEHIKKYEDSRGFNDKIDNIKKKEMFIEKINDDEIKNNNTYNINYNDYNMIDNKMIITNMYIKELELYFQKNKRYNNLRSFLLKNDYMHYSFNTDIYNLKYLYDSYMLRILKKDMYSSLNIRINPIFLKILHLLLFKPIKTNIYILIKIFNNYEFRFFLFISLIDILIAIFLFLIIEKLNNWNIYFHYIICKNYTTTTNHFNLINPLLLINIYLNNPLNILSNSFLSLDNFKLLIITATFYITLLRIHNLSNQQNQNVYLNKYKKIRSLFNLILILFNNAILLYVTSFHFILVVIGINHLIIYIEEDFIKKYHINQNIQIYKLTHMLFKNLFLLLISLIIYGLLIVLSYIQNSHSLSFLNNTVINEYKILLLLPNLGNFWYIFST